In one window of Gopherus evgoodei ecotype Sinaloan lineage chromosome 9, rGopEvg1_v1.p, whole genome shotgun sequence DNA:
- the HES1 gene encoding transcription factor HES-1 — MPADMMEKNSSPVAATPASVSATPDKPKTAAEHRKSSKPIMEKRRRARINESLSQLKTLILDALKKDSSRHSKLEKADILEMTVKHLRNLQRAQMTAAFSTDPTVLGKYRAGFSECMNEVTRFLSTCEGVNTEVRTRLLGHLASCMTQINAMNYPAQPPPLPPPGAQHASFGQPLVQIPAGAAPPGGSVVPLSGMPCKLGSPAGEATKVYSGFQLVPASDGQFAFLIPNAFAPGGAVVPLYPTGGPGSGGPTGGPGSGGPAGGPSLTADSVWRPW, encoded by the exons ATGCCCGCTGACATGATGGAGAAAAACTCCTCCCCGGTCGCGGCGACCCCGGCCAGCGTCAGCGCGACGCCGGACAAACCGAAGACCGCGGCCGAGCACCGCAAG TCCTCCAAGCCCATCATGGAGAAGAGGCGGCGGGCGCGGATCAACgagagcctgagccagctgaaaACGCTCATCCTGGACGCGCTGAAGAAAGAC AGCTCGCGGCACTCCAAGCTGGAGAAGGCCGATATCCTGGAGATGACGGTGAAGCATCTCCGGAACCTGCAGCGCGCCCAGATGACGG ctgctTTCAGCACGGACCCCACGGTGCTGGGCAAGTACCGGGCCGGCTTCAGCGAGTGCATGAACGAGGTGACCCGCTTCCTCTCCACCTGCGAGGGTGTGAACACCGAGGTGCGCACCCGGCTCCTCGGGCACTTGGCCAGCTGCATGACCCAGATCAACGCAATGAACTACCCAGCACAGCCACCGCCACTGCCCCCACCCGGGGCTCAACACGCCTCCTTCGGGCAGCCGCTGGTGCAGATCCCCGCGGGGGCAGCACCCCCAGGCGGCAGTGTGGTGCCGCTCAGCGGGATGCCTTGCAAGTTGGGGAGCCCGGCGGGGGAGGCCACCAAGGTGTATAGTGGCTTCCAGCTGGTGCCTGCCTCGGATGGCCAGTTCGCCTTTCTCATCCCCAACGCCTTCGCGCCTGGTGGGGCTGTGGTGCCATTGTATCCCACCGGCGGCCCAGGCTCTGGGGGCCCCACCGGCGGGCCGGGCTCTGGGGGCCCTGCCGGCGGGCCTTCGCTCACAGCGGACTCTGTGTGGCGGCCCTGGTGA